Within the Anaerohalosphaeraceae bacterium genome, the region TGGAGTATTCTCTCTGGCAGTTCGACGGATTCAGCACTTCCCCGGACACGGGCGGCATTTATTTTTACGAAAACCACCTTCGCTATACCCCCTGGGGCGCTACGCGGCCGAATTTTGACAGCGGACCGGTTCGCTCCTTCATTCGCGACAACGTGATATACTGGCTGACTGACTACAACCTCGACGGCATCCGGATGGACGGCACCGCCTATATTCGCGAAGTGGACATCGGCGGCCCCGAAATCCCCGCCGGATGGTCCCTGATGCAGTGGATTAATAACGAAATCGACGCCGCCTTCCCCGCCAAAATCTCCATTGCCGAGGATATGCGGGACAATGTATGGCTCACCAAACCGACCGGTGCCGGCGGAGCCGGTTTCGATTCCCAGTGGGACCCCGGCTTCCATCACAAAGTCGTCGCCGCCCTCGAAACCGCCTACGACGACTACCGCAATATGTGGGACATCCGCGATGCCATCGTGCATCTGTACAACGGCTGGGACACACAGCGGGTCATCTATACCGAAAGCCACGATGAAGTCGGAGCCGCCAGCGGAAAAGCCCGTGTGCCCTCCCGAATCTGGTGGGAGCAGCCGGCCAGCTACTATTCCAAAAAACGCTCCACACTCGGTGCCGGGCTTGTTTTTACCAGTCCGGGAATTCCCATGCTTTTTATGGGGCAGGAATTTCTCGAAAGCGGCTCCTGGCATGACAATACCCCGCTGGACTGGAGCAAAAACACAACCTTCGCCGGCATCCGGCAGCTTTATACAGACCTGATTGCTCTCCGCCGAAACCGTTCCGGCCTGACCAAAGGCCTGATGGCCAAAAATGTCAGCGTCTTTCACGTCAATAACTCCGCCAAGGTGATTGCCTTCCACCGCTGGTGGAACGGCGGACCGCGGGATGATGTCGTCATCGCCGCCAACTTTTCTTATCAGGGCTTTACCAGCTACAACATCGGTTTTCCCCGCCCGGGACGCTGGAGAGTCCGCTTCAACAGCGACTGGAACGGCTATGATTCCTCCTTCGGAAACTGGAACACGCTGGACGTTTCGGCTGTGCCGGGTCCAAAAGACGGACTCGCTTACAATGCCGACATCAGCATCGCCCCTTACTCGCTTGTCATCTTCTCCCAGGGTACAACGCCCGACCTCAACCAGTCGGGCTCGGTGGACCTGAACGACTGGGCACTCTTTGCCGACCGGTGGCAGTCCGACTGCGATTCGTGGGATGCCTGCGGCGGGGCTGACTTCAATCTCTCCGGACGAGTCGATATGGAGGATTTGGCATTCTTTGTTCAGCATTGGCTCCAGCAGTAAAAGATGGCAAAATGGATGGTCTCTGCAGAAAAGGATTGAAACTTATGAGAAAAAAACAATTGTTCCCTCTCATTTTTTTGGCCCTTCTTTCTTCCGCTCCCGCACGCCTTCTCTGGGAGGAACCGTTCACCAAATCCGATTCCATTACGGCTTCAGAACAAACCCAATGGCTGGACGGCAGTCTGGACTTCCCCTTTCATCAGGAATCCGGCGGAAGGATTCGGCTGAAAGACTGCAATCAGGGAATCGTATTCCCTGCTGATTTTCTCCCAAATGCCGCGACTGCCCAGACCCTCTATATCAGCTTTCTGCTCCGCAATCTGGATGATACCAACAAGGAAAAATACGCAGGACTCTTCTTTTATCAGGATGACCGCGAAGTCTTCGGCGTCGGCAACGACTGGGCTTCTGACCATTTTTCTTACTGGAGTTCTGACGGGCGGGGCGTCCCTATCGGACAGATTCCGACAACCGTGGACAAAAACGTCCACCGGATTGTCCTGCGAATCCGGCAGAATCCGCAGGGCCCTGAACAAATCCGTATCTGGCTCAACCCGATGGACGCCCGTCCCGAAGACTCCCAGCCCTCCAATCTAATCAGCGACCTCGAACAGGAATTATCTTTCAACCAAATCCGCCTGCGGACCGGAAATCAATCCAACACATGGGAATTCGATGAACTCCGCATTGGAACCGACTGGAAGTCCATCACCCGCCCGGACAGCACCCCCGGAGAATACCTTTCAGTCCTTCTGAAATCAGCCGATATTCCGGGCAAGTCCGAAAAGGTCGCTCCGCAAATCGCCCGTTTCTGGCCGAAAGGAGCCGACGAATCCAAAGCCCTGCCCTCCTTTGCTCTCGAAAAACCGCGTCCCTCCATCGGTACACTTGCCTCTGATTGGAAAATCAAGCCGAAGTTTGCACAAATCAATGGACGAAAATGCGTCCTCATCGAGCTGTCCCCCGATATCGACCTGTACGGCACGGGCGAGGTCACCGGACGGCTTCTTCGCAACGGCACACAAATTATCCTTTACAACAAAGACAACTACGGCTACGGCAAGCCCGACCAGCTTTACCAGTCTCACCCCTGGGTACTGGCCGTCCGTCCTGACGGGTCGGCCTTCGGTGCCATCTTTGACACCCCCTGGCAGGCCCAGCTGGATTTAAGAACCGGCATCGTTTTTTCCGTGCCGTCCCAAGCCCCTGACTTCCCCGTCTATATCCTCGAAGGACAAAACCCGCAGGAAGTTTTGCAGCATCTGGCGGACCTGACCGGACGGATGCCGATGCCCCCCCGCTGGGCATTAGGCTATCATCAGTGCCGCTACTCCTATTACCCCGACAGCCGCGTCCGCCAAATCGCCGAAACCTTCCGTGCCAAACAAATCCCCTGCGATGTTATCTGGCTCGATATCGACTACATGGACGGCTTTCGAATCTTTACATTTGATTCTTCCCGTTTCCCAGACCCCAAAGGCCTGAATACTTATCTCCACTCTCTGGGCTTCAAGACTGTCTGGATGATTGACCCGGGCGTCAAATATGAACCCGGCTATGTCGTCTATGACAGCGGCACCCAAGAAGACATCTGGGGCCTGGATGCTGCCGGAAAACCGTTCATCGGACCGGTCTGGCCCGGAAACTGCGTCTTTCCCGATTTCACTATGCCCAAAGCCCGACGCTGGTGGGCCGCCCTGTATAAAAACTTCCTCGAAACAGGCATAGACGGCGTCTGGAATGACATGAACGAGCCAGCCGTCTTCAATGACCTCGGAACGATGCCGGACAACTGCTTTCATCGCGGCGGAGACGGTCTGCCATGCGGCCCCCATATCCAATATCACAACGTCTATGGAATGCTGATGGTCAAGGCCTCCCGCGAAGGCATCCTGCAGGCACGGCCGAACAAACGGCCCTTCATCCTTTCCCGGGCCAACTTTCTCGGCGGCCACCGCTACGCCGCCACCTGGACCGGCGACAACAAAGCCGTGTGGGAACACCTGAAATGGTCAATCCCGATGTCCCTGAATCTCGGCCTGTCCGGCCAGCCCTTCAGCGGCCCGGACATCGGCGGTTTTGACGGCAATGCAGCACCGGAGCTGTGGGCTCACTGGATTGCCGTCGGGGCCTTTTACCCCTTCAGCCGGGCTCACACCGTCAAGGAGTCCAACGACCAGGAACCCTGGTCTTTCGGCCCGGAAACGGAAAATGCCGCCCGCATTGCCCTGCAGAGACGGTATCGCCTGATGCCTTACCTGTACACCCTCTTTTATGAATCGCACAAAACCGGCCTGCCGGTCGCCCGTCCTGTCCTCTTTGCCGAACCCGAGAATCCATCCCTTCGAACCGAAGACCAGGCCTTTCTCCTCGGCAGCAACCTGCTGGTGATTCCCCGCTGGGCTGTGAAGCCCTCGCTGCCTTCGGGCATCTGGCAAACCATTTCCCTGGTGGATGGCGACACCCCCGGCGACCCATACCAGTGTGAACTGAAGATACGCGGCGGAGCCGTCCTGCCGCTCGGAAAAGTCGTCCAGAATACTGAAGAAAACTTCCTGGAGGAGCTGACGCTTTTGGTTTGTCTCGATGAAAAAGGAACCGCCAGAGGCGTCCTTTATGAAGACGACGGCGACGGCTGGGAATTCGAAAAAGGACAATACCTGCTCACCGAATACACCGCCCGCCGGGACGGCAACACGGTCTTGGTTCAAATCAGCCGTCAGGAAGGGCAAAGACCGCGGCCTACGCGAAAGGTCTTTGTGGAACTAATAACGGAAAAGGGAATCAAGAAAGCTGAAGGAGAAGAGACAAAAACCATCTCCCTCAATCTGGAGGATTAATCCCTTTCAATAATCTACATACTTCTCTCCCCGGCTGTCTGTTCCGGGCCAGTTCAGACGGATGTCTGCTGTGGACCGTTTATACAGCCAGCCCGACTTGCCGTCCGCTTTGGATTCAAATGTTTCGTTATCACCTACGTAGGTAATTGTCCTCAGATTATTGAAGGGATTTTTGGGAATTGTTTTCAGATAGGGACCATATAAATAAGGGGCTGCGGGCACCGTATCAGAGCGAGCCATTCCGCTCTCATCGGATGTGCCGACAAGCTGATTGTCAATAGACACAGCAATATTGACCGGCCCCTTTATGTATCCCGGTGCCAGTCCTCCGTGCTGCATCTTGTACAATTCTATCTGAGTGCGCCAGATGCGCAGGGTATCTTTGGCCGTGCTCTCTTTGGCCGCCAGCGTCTGCCCATGCATCTGGGGAATCACCATTGCCGCAAGAATGCCTAACACGGCCACAACAATCAGCACTTCCAATAGGGTAAAACCTTTTGAAGCCATTCTTTTACCTTGAAAAAGATAATACATCTTCCCTGAAAATATCGTCAAACCCGCAGAAGGGCTTAAGGAAAAGAAGAGGAATTATGCCCGATAATGACAGGGAAAATACCGGAGACAATTGGGGAGGTTTATGGAAATTCGTCAAAGAATGGTTCGGGGATTAATCCGGCTGCTCCTGAAGAAGAGTAATAATCTCTTCTTTTACCGGCAGGGCATCCTGCAGGCCGAAGCGGCTGCGGGCCAAGGCTTCCGCCGCCACGGCAAAACGAGCCGCTGATAACGGACTGTCACCGGTCGCATAACAGGCCGCCAGAGCCCCACAGAACGCATCCTCACAGCCGGTATAGTCCACCATTTCGGTTGCGATACCCTTTATCCAGTGAGTCCCCTGACGGTCCACCAGCAAAGCCCCGTGTGTGCCCAGACTAATCAGAACATTGCCGGCGCCTTTGGCCACCAGTTCAGTCGCGATAAACTTGATATCCTGTTCGCCGCTGGCCCCCAGTTCCGTCCGGCTCCACAGCCCTGCAAACCGCAGAACCAGAATATCCGCATTGTAAAAATCGACCGGCCAGTCAATTGCATGCACCACGCCGCGGTCGGGAATCGGAAGATTCACCTCCAGAATCGTCCGCGTCTTGTGTATCTGGGCACACCGGACGGCCGCCACAACGGCATCCGGCGAAAAACTGTCGTGAATCAGACACACATTGGCCGAACCGATGGTCTGTTCCGCCGCCGCATATTCTATCTCATCCCGGCCAAAGACCTTATTAGCCCCCGCCGAACGGCAGGAACGATTCGCCCCCCGCCCATCGACCAGCGTCAGAATAATCCCCGTGCTGATGGCCGGCGAGGCATACAGCAAATCCGTCGAGACCCCATACCGGCTGAGGTTTTGCTTAATCATCTCCCCAAAGCAGTCTTCTCCGATCCGTCCGAGGACAAACACATCGCACCCGCAAAGGGCCGCCTGAATGGCCCGATTGACCCCCGGCCCTGTCGGGACACAGGTAAAGCCCATTCCCTCCTTGGTTTGACCGGGTTCCGGGCAGGCATCGCACTTGACGGCCATTTCCACATAAGCCGGTCCGATGATAACTACTTTGGGAATCCGTTCTGCCATGGTTTATCCCCTTTCCCTTCCAAAAACCTCAGAGCGTTAGTATATCTTGTCCGCGGCCGAAAGGAAAGTATTTTATAGAACGGCGGCCTGATTTCCGAGATGACACGTCCTGAATAAATCTCTTCCTCGTCAATCTATCAGAACCTCCTCCTGAAACGCCGGGACATGGATGTCCCAACCTGTTTTCTCCGTTAAGTACGTTTTGAAGTTTTCCGCACTGTCTTTTTCGCCGTGAATCAAAAAGACCTTCCGGGGGCTTTTTTGCAGCTTGTTGAGCCATTCGAGAATCTCCCGTCGGTCCGCATGAGCAGAAAATCCATGTACCCTCACTACCGCCGCCTTCACCGGCAGCATCTGTCCCAAAATCCGCACCTCCGGCTCCCCGTCTAAAATCTTCCGCCCCAGCGTTCCCTGCGCCTGGTACCCGACAAAAAGGATTGTACTCTCCGGACGGCTGATGTTGTTGACCAAATGGTGCTTGATGCGTCCGCCTGTGCACATCCCGGAGCCGGCAATAATCATAACCGTGCCTTTGATGTGATTAATCGCTTTTGATTCGTGGGGGGATTCGACCAGTTTCAGACCTCGAAAACTGAACGGCGACTCGTGGTTTAAAACCAGTTGAGACATTTCACTGTCATACAGGTTGGAGTATTTTTCAAAGACCCGTGTTGCCTGCACGGCCATCGGACTGTCCAGAAACGTCAGAATGTGCGGAATTCGGTCCTCCAAAAGGAGCTGGTTCATATAATACAGCACTTCCTGGCTGCGTCCGATGGAAAAACTGGGCACAACCAGATTTCCGCCGGCCTGCCAGGTCCGGTTGACCGCCGCCTCCAGCTGCCGTTTTGTATCCTCCGGAGTCTGGTGCTCCCGGTCGCCGTAGGTGGACTCCACGAGAAGATAATCCGCCTGGTCAAAGGTCTCCGGGTCGCGCAGAATCGGCCGGCCGATGCGTCCCAAATCCCCCGTATAAACAATCGTCCGGCACCGTCCGTCTCGACAGACAGCAATCCGAATCATCGAAGCCCCGAGGATATGTCCCGCCTCGTGAAAATCCGCCTCCAGGCCCGGCCCCAGCCGAACCGGCTCATGAAACGGCAGCGGACGAAACTGCTGAAAGCAGGCCTTTGCTTCCTCCATCGTATAGAGCGGCTCGACCGGACGAGGCGGTGTGTAGCCGGCCTTGCGGTGACGTTTTCGCTTGAACTCAGCATCTTCTTCCTGCAGCTTGCCGGCATCCAGCAGAACGATTTGGGCCAGCTCCGCCGTTGCCTGGGTACAGTAAACCGGCCCTCGAAATCCCTCTTTGACCAGTTTCGGCAGAAGTCCGCAGTGGTCCAGATGCGCATGGGTCAGAAGCACCGCCGACAGCGAAGACGGCTCAAACCCGAAATCCTCCCAGTTGCGGCTCTGATACTGGCGTTCCTGATACAGCCCGCAGTCAATCAGAACCTTCGTGCCGTCAAACTCGAGCAGATGACGGGAGCCGGTCACGTTCCCCGCCGCCCCCAAAAACCGAAGACGAATGCGCAGCCCCTCCGCCGATTCCTTTCGTTTCAGTCCCAAAAATGATGCAATGCCCATTCCTGACCGCCGCTCCTGTCCACCGCAAAGGATTCAAAAGATGTCCTGATTATACCCTCTGTATCGGCCTTTTCAAACCCCCGATGCAGAAATTCCATAAACAGAAAGGCGGAAACCCAGACCTTTCGGGACAAATTTTTATCTGGTTTGAGCCGACAAAAAAGGCCGTCTTATCAAAGACGGCCTTTGCCAGTTCAATTGCTGGTGAGGAAACGGATGAAAAGGGCTATTTTCTTTTCCGCAGTGCAATCAGACTGCCTAGTCCCAACAGAGCCATCGTCGCCGGCTCCGGAATCACCGTTTCATCGGCAAACAGCCACATGGTTGTATTGATTGTGCTGTAGGACTGCGTCAGATAACTGTCAAAAGAAGAGCTGACTATAACCTGCGATTTCAGACGCGCATCGCCATTGTCATCATCCCAGCAGTATTGACCCAGCTGGCTCAGAGCACAGCCGGTTACCTCGACGACACCGCTGCCCCACAGAATCCCGCTGTCAAAAATCCACAGGCCGATTTGCTCGTACTGCTCTTCTTCCAAAAAGAGTTCGCCGGGCTTATGAGTCCCCCAAATCACCGGGATATTCAGAACAGAAACAGACCAGTTAATCTGACTGAAGGTCGCCCGGGCTACAGAGCCGGAAGACAGATCATTGAGCCCTGTAAAGCTGCCCTGAATGTTCACACTTCCCACAAACGTTGCTACAGGAGTTCCTGTACCCGAAGTGCTTGAATACAGCGAAACACTGGCCCCGCCCGTCCAGGTCAGAATTTGCTGAGTATGGTCATATGTCGCCGTGAAACCATCACCCTGCAGAGAATCAACTCGAATACACTGAACCGTCAAAGCGCTCCAAGACGTCATAGACAGCAGCAATATCCCCGCCACCCCAAAAACCATTCCCTTTTTCATCACTTTCCTCCTCATATCAACAAATCATTAAGGTTTCCGCTCGATCCACGTTATAAAAGCGGTCTATTTTCTCTTCAAGGTCAGCAAAGCTCCGACAGCCAGCAGTCCGAGCGACATGGGCTCGGGAATTCCAAACGGGATAAGTTCCAGCGAAGGAAGCAGGCTGTACAAATTCTGGTTAAATACAGAGATATTCGCCGGTCCGCACTGCCCCAGCGCCCAGACCGCCCGAAAATCCAGCATCCTCAGCAGCGAACCGTTTTTCAATTCGCCGCCGGTGATGGCATACTGAGTATCCCCGACAAATGCATCGGTGTAATTTCCTGTTTCCGAGACAAGCCACATGTTGTCGCTGTCATTCATCTGAGCCGTCAAAAGAACAACACCGCCGGGATGACTGGAAGAATTGAAAAGAACCGTTCCGCTGGTCATGTCCGTCAGCTCTGTGGCAATAATTGTCATCGTGGCCGGACCGAGGGAGGAGCCGTTGGTAAAAATTGCCTGGGCCTTGGCACCGCTGGTGTTTTTCCAGAACAAATCGCTGGCCGTTACAATGATTTTCCCGACAAAGGAATAATCCCATCCGCCGCCGGCAATATGGATATTGCCCACATCAATCGGAACCTCGCTTCCGCCCAGAGATGTAAACAAAACGAACTGCTGCGTGGAATGATTGTAAAAATAAAACTCGCCGAGATCCAAATCGATGGCATCAACGTATTTGAGCCCCCCGGATGCAGCCGCAACAAACGCAATAAACAGATACAAAACGGCCCACCCTTTTCCTACACCTCTTCCGTTTGTCATCTTTCCATCCTCCGGATTGTTTCGTCTTCTCTTGGAGAAGACCGTTCCTTTCACTCCATCCGATAATTGTCAATAAATAACAAAAAAAGTCAAGATAAATATCGAAATTTTATAGTTTTTTAAACAAGACATTATTCATAGATTGTGCCGAATAAATACCTCACAATATACACATCAACAAAATTGATGACACCGTTTTGGTCGAAATCCGACAAATCATAATACAATTCAAACCATTCCTGCTCAGTTGAATTGAGGATTCCCCCATAAAAATACCGAACATTATAGACATCTATAAAATTAACTATTTTATCCAGATTTGTATCGGCCATTAAGTACGTCCAAGACTTGGGCTCGCCGGGGCCGTATGCGATCCGCATTAATGGGTCGCCAATCACCACTTCCGACCAGCTTAAATAGGGAATCGCCGACCAGGCGGCCTCTGCAAATGTCAAATCCGCCCGCCCATCCCCATCCCGGTCCGCCAGCAGATTGCTGTACAAAAACTGATTGTCAATCGCTGCATCGGACTGCGGCTCAAAACTGTGCCCGATTGCCGCCGTTCCGCCCGCCCGGATAAAATCCACAATCTTCGCCTGGGTCGTTGAAACATCCGAAAACATTGTGACGGCGTTAAAACTTTCCAGCGACGTAAAGACGGCTCCATTGAGAAAGGTAAACAGCGGCCCCCCGCCCGCACCGCCGTTAAGCAAATAGGTTTTCGCCCTTCCTTCGTCCCCATTCATCCCAAAACAGCTGAACCCGATTACACCCTGCGGTTCTATCCGCCCCGGGAAATAAGCCGGCAAAAGGGCCAAATCCGCCGTCGATGTACTGATTCGTTCCCGGTAATCGAGCATCACCGGCAGCCCATAGGTCTCCGGTGAAGAGCCAAAATACAGAGCCCCCTGAGCAAAGTATCCCACAGACAGGCTGTTAAAGGCTTCCACATAATCATTTTTCACGCAAGTCCCATACGCATCCGGCGGCCAGGGAACCCCCTGATATTCCCAGAAATTCATGCTGCTGTCGTGCAGATTGAACACCCGATTGTAGTCAATATCTCCGGCCGGCGCCTTGGGCGCATCATCCAGCACCACCACGGCCTGCTTCGGATTGACTCCAAACTTTGTGGAGCTTGCCCGCCTGGCCCGCTCGAGCATAGTCCGAACGGAAAAAACCGCACTCTGTCCCTGATTTTTGGGCCCATCCAGGCGGCAGACCAGATACATTCGTCCCGGCCCAAACCGCCGATTGATGGTTCCGTATCCGTAGGCCCTCCCCTCCATATAAGGGGAATCCACTCCCGGTTTGCGTGAAATGGCAAAGGACCAGGTCAAATCGTCCGCATAGGGCATCTGCCGTTCAAACAAATCGAAACGGCTTCG harbors:
- a CDS encoding alpha-amylase family glycosyl hydrolase, translating into MPKRVVCLFLLWTSVSLLAAVPSARPGMGAVPYTTGTTFRVWAPNASSVAVAGNFNNWSTTANPLAYEGNGLWSADVEGAALYQQYKYVINGSLWKIDPRARDVVSSTGNGIIVSTSHSWTPFTMPPWNELVIYELHVGTFHDTNLSDGKPGTWLSAMAKLDHLAALGVNAVQLMPVAEFPGDYSLGYNPCNLFAPESAYGTPAQMRQFIDACHQRGIAVLLDVVYNHWGPTDLEYSLWQFDGFSTSPDTGGIYFYENHLRYTPWGATRPNFDSGPVRSFIRDNVIYWLTDYNLDGIRMDGTAYIREVDIGGPEIPAGWSLMQWINNEIDAAFPAKISIAEDMRDNVWLTKPTGAGGAGFDSQWDPGFHHKVVAALETAYDDYRNMWDIRDAIVHLYNGWDTQRVIYTESHDEVGAASGKARVPSRIWWEQPASYYSKKRSTLGAGLVFTSPGIPMLFMGQEFLESGSWHDNTPLDWSKNTTFAGIRQLYTDLIALRRNRSGLTKGLMAKNVSVFHVNNSAKVIAFHRWWNGGPRDDVVIAANFSYQGFTSYNIGFPRPGRWRVRFNSDWNGYDSSFGNWNTLDVSAVPGPKDGLAYNADISIAPYSLVIFSQGTTPDLNQSGSVDLNDWALFADRWQSDCDSWDACGGADFNLSGRVDMEDLAFFVQHWLQQ
- a CDS encoding TIM-barrel domain-containing protein, with translation MRKKQLFPLIFLALLSSAPARLLWEEPFTKSDSITASEQTQWLDGSLDFPFHQESGGRIRLKDCNQGIVFPADFLPNAATAQTLYISFLLRNLDDTNKEKYAGLFFYQDDREVFGVGNDWASDHFSYWSSDGRGVPIGQIPTTVDKNVHRIVLRIRQNPQGPEQIRIWLNPMDARPEDSQPSNLISDLEQELSFNQIRLRTGNQSNTWEFDELRIGTDWKSITRPDSTPGEYLSVLLKSADIPGKSEKVAPQIARFWPKGADESKALPSFALEKPRPSIGTLASDWKIKPKFAQINGRKCVLIELSPDIDLYGTGEVTGRLLRNGTQIILYNKDNYGYGKPDQLYQSHPWVLAVRPDGSAFGAIFDTPWQAQLDLRTGIVFSVPSQAPDFPVYILEGQNPQEVLQHLADLTGRMPMPPRWALGYHQCRYSYYPDSRVRQIAETFRAKQIPCDVIWLDIDYMDGFRIFTFDSSRFPDPKGLNTYLHSLGFKTVWMIDPGVKYEPGYVVYDSGTQEDIWGLDAAGKPFIGPVWPGNCVFPDFTMPKARRWWAALYKNFLETGIDGVWNDMNEPAVFNDLGTMPDNCFHRGGDGLPCGPHIQYHNVYGMLMVKASREGILQARPNKRPFILSRANFLGGHRYAATWTGDNKAVWEHLKWSIPMSLNLGLSGQPFSGPDIGGFDGNAAPELWAHWIAVGAFYPFSRAHTVKESNDQEPWSFGPETENAARIALQRRYRLMPYLYTLFYESHKTGLPVARPVLFAEPENPSLRTEDQAFLLGSNLLVIPRWAVKPSLPSGIWQTISLVDGDTPGDPYQCELKIRGGAVLPLGKVVQNTEENFLEELTLLVCLDEKGTARGVLYEDDGDGWEFEKGQYLLTEYTARRDGNTVLVQISRQEGQRPRPTRKVFVELITEKGIKKAEGEETKTISLNLED
- a CDS encoding prepilin-type N-terminal cleavage/methylation domain-containing protein, whose translation is MASKGFTLLEVLIVVAVLGILAAMVIPQMHGQTLAAKESTAKDTLRIWRTQIELYKMQHGGLAPGYIKGPVNIAVSIDNQLVGTSDESGMARSDTVPAAPYLYGPYLKTIPKNPFNNLRTITYVGDNETFESKADGKSGWLYKRSTADIRLNWPGTDSRGEKYVDY
- a CDS encoding PfkB family carbohydrate kinase → MAERIPKVVIIGPAYVEMAVKCDACPEPGQTKEGMGFTCVPTGPGVNRAIQAALCGCDVFVLGRIGEDCFGEMIKQNLSRYGVSTDLLYASPAISTGIILTLVDGRGANRSCRSAGANKVFGRDEIEYAAAEQTIGSANVCLIHDSFSPDAVVAAVRCAQIHKTRTILEVNLPIPDRGVVHAIDWPVDFYNADILVLRFAGLWSRTELGASGEQDIKFIATELVAKGAGNVLISLGTHGALLVDRQGTHWIKGIATEMVDYTGCEDAFCGALAACYATGDSPLSAARFAVAAEALARSRFGLQDALPVKEEIITLLQEQPD
- a CDS encoding MBL fold metallo-hydrolase codes for the protein MGIASFLGLKRKESAEGLRIRLRFLGAAGNVTGSRHLLEFDGTKVLIDCGLYQERQYQSRNWEDFGFEPSSLSAVLLTHAHLDHCGLLPKLVKEGFRGPVYCTQATAELAQIVLLDAGKLQEEDAEFKRKRHRKAGYTPPRPVEPLYTMEEAKACFQQFRPLPFHEPVRLGPGLEADFHEAGHILGASMIRIAVCRDGRCRTIVYTGDLGRIGRPILRDPETFDQADYLLVESTYGDREHQTPEDTKRQLEAAVNRTWQAGGNLVVPSFSIGRSQEVLYYMNQLLLEDRIPHILTFLDSPMAVQATRVFEKYSNLYDSEMSQLVLNHESPFSFRGLKLVESPHESKAINHIKGTVMIIAGSGMCTGGRIKHHLVNNISRPESTILFVGYQAQGTLGRKILDGEPEVRILGQMLPVKAAVVRVHGFSAHADRREILEWLNKLQKSPRKVFLIHGEKDSAENFKTYLTEKTGWDIHVPAFQEEVLID
- a CDS encoding PEP-CTERM sorting domain-containing protein, with translation MKKGMVFGVAGILLLSMTSWSALTVQCIRVDSLQGDGFTATYDHTQQILTWTGGASVSLYSSTSGTGTPVATFVGSVNIQGSFTGLNDLSSGSVARATFSQINWSVSVLNIPVIWGTHKPGELFLEEEQYEQIGLWIFDSGILWGSGVVEVTGCALSQLGQYCWDDDNGDARLKSQVIVSSSFDSYLTQSYSTINTTMWLFADETVIPEPATMALLGLGSLIALRKRK